A genomic region of Pseudomonadota bacterium contains the following coding sequences:
- a CDS encoding endonuclease III has product MPFQFKEMIDILKNTFKNNVPVVTKISKKENRNPYLVLVGTLLSLRTKDELTEKVMDKLTKEIRTPEEMLSFPIERLRELIYPVGFYKNKSAVLKNVSRIIIDVYEGKVPDSIDELLKIKGIGRKTANLVITEGYNKLGICVDTHVHRISNRIGIVMTKNPHQTEEVLRKVLPKKYWIIYNTLLVTFGKNICKPISPHCSICPISHLCNKSGVLKYR; this is encoded by the coding sequence ATGCCTTTTCAATTCAAAGAAATGATAGATATACTTAAAAATACCTTTAAGAATAATGTGCCTGTTGTCACAAAAATTTCAAAAAAAGAAAATAGAAACCCTTATTTAGTGCTTGTCGGCACGCTCCTGAGCCTCAGGACAAAGGATGAGCTGACCGAAAAGGTTATGGACAAGCTCACAAAAGAGATAAGAACACCGGAAGAGATGCTGTCATTTCCCATTGAAAGGCTCCGGGAACTGATTTATCCTGTCGGTTTTTATAAAAATAAATCGGCTGTTCTCAAAAATGTATCCAGAATCATTATCGATGTCTATGAAGGTAAAGTGCCTGATTCAATTGACGAATTACTGAAAATAAAAGGCATAGGGAGAAAAACTGCAAACCTGGTCATAACAGAAGGCTATAACAAGCTTGGGATATGCGTTGATACACACGTTCACAGGATATCCAACAGGATTGGCATTGTGATGACAAAAAATCCTCATCAAACAGAAGAGGTTTTAAGAAAAGTGCTCCCTAAAAAATATTGGATTATTTACAACACCCTTCTTGTGACATTCGGTAAAAATATTTGCAAACCCATATCCCCGCATTGCAGCATATGCCCGATATCCCACCTGTGTAATAAGTCGGGAGTCCTGAAGTACAGATAG
- a CDS encoding MarR family transcriptional regulator: protein MVINNYKSDMCNEEKVLMAVVRAAETFKRAISAIFRNYDLSFPQYNILRVLDASKNGQSRITHVSRIMLVPGANMTGIAKRLEKNGFIIRKSDPRDERVTILDITQKGKATLVSIEKDRDKCQEKILKGFSQKEKEELLYEVKKLIKNSLEIV from the coding sequence ATGGTAATTAACAACTATAAAAGCGATATGTGTAACGAAGAAAAAGTCTTGATGGCTGTTGTGAGAGCGGCAGAGACCTTTAAGAGGGCGATATCTGCTATTTTCAGGAACTACGACCTCTCATTTCCACAATACAATATCCTGAGGGTGCTTGATGCTTCAAAAAACGGTCAGAGCAGGATTACTCATGTTAGCCGGATCATGCTTGTTCCTGGAGCCAATATGACCGGCATTGCCAAGAGACTTGAAAAAAATGGTTTTATTATAAGAAAATCAGATCCCAGAGATGAGCGGGTAACGATACTCGATATCACACAAAAAGGAAAAGCAACCTTAGTAAGCATAGAAAAAGATCGGGATAAATGTCAGGAAAAAATACTAAAAGGGTTCTCTCAAAAAGAAAAGGAAGAACTACTCTATGAAGTCAAAAAGCTCATCAAAAACAGTTTGGAGATCGTATAA
- a CDS encoding MTAP family purine nucleoside phosphorylase, producing the protein MNGIIGGTSLLNSSIFASWDEQRIETPYGDIYSKIKENTAFIQRHGSPLAPPHLINHKANIWALKNLDVKKILSVNSVGSLKIKLKPGTFVIPDDFISLWNISTFFDKEMKFIVPQMHEGIKEYIAALCKELRMHVHSGGVYIQTIGPRLETKAEIGFLKQFGDIVGMTMASEATLCMEYEIPYASLCSVDNYCHGIIKVPLTMEEINRNWQNNMKEIEAMIKTIIEKDFS; encoded by the coding sequence GTGAACGGAATAATCGGCGGGACATCACTATTAAACTCATCTATATTTGCCTCATGGGACGAACAAAGAATTGAAACGCCTTATGGAGATATCTACTCGAAAATTAAAGAGAATACAGCATTCATCCAAAGGCATGGGAGTCCACTGGCTCCTCCACACCTGATAAACCACAAAGCAAATATATGGGCACTTAAAAACCTGGATGTTAAAAAAATATTGTCTGTAAACTCTGTCGGGAGTCTAAAAATAAAATTGAAACCGGGTACGTTTGTCATACCCGATGATTTTATATCCCTCTGGAATATTTCAACATTTTTCGATAAGGAGATGAAATTTATTGTGCCTCAGATGCACGAAGGCATAAAAGAGTACATTGCTGCATTGTGCAAAGAACTCAGGATGCATGTCCATTCAGGCGGCGTTTATATCCAGACCATCGGGCCGAGGCTTGAAACGAAGGCTGAAATCGGATTCCTTAAACAATTCGGTGATATCGTCGGGATGACAATGGCATCAGAAGCAACACTATGTATGGAATATGAAATCCCTTATGCAAGCCTTTGTTCCGTTGACAATTATTGTCATGGCATTATAAAGGTGCCCCTCACAATGGAAGAAATAAACCGGAACTGGCAGAATAACATGAAGGAAATTGAAGCAATGATCAAAACAATAATTGAAAAGGATTTTTCATGA
- a CDS encoding amidohydrolase — protein sequence MKILIKDVMLDGNTRDIFINNGAIEEISEKCMRDADRIINGRDKAALPSLINGHTHAAMTLMRGYADDMPLKEWLEEKIWPLEAKLTEEDVYWGSKLACLEMIKNGVTVFNDMYWHWEATAKAVCDMGIRGFISAVFIDMFDAKKGQEQIEHNIKLFEISEKYKPYVTFTLGPHAIYTVSKESLEWIRDFSEKENILIHMHLSETKEETEFSKERYGLSPTEFLDEIGILSDRFIGCHGCLLNEKDCSLLRKSKSKLVHVPVSNLKLAVGRIFPHFFMEGIPFCFGTDGCASNNHLDIIETMKFASLIAKFFTRITTFMPAKVTFDMATRVAANMFFLGEWDIKVGNSPDIILIDLTRPEFTPNFNLYSDIVYASNGYAVDTVICMGKVLMEGRLVPGEEEILKNTKKVAWNLANR from the coding sequence ATGAAAATACTCATCAAAGATGTGATGCTGGATGGTAATACAAGGGATATTTTCATAAATAACGGCGCAATTGAGGAAATATCGGAAAAGTGTATGCGTGATGCAGACAGGATCATCAACGGCAGGGATAAAGCTGCCCTACCCTCCCTTATAAACGGACACACGCATGCGGCAATGACGCTCATGAGGGGTTATGCCGACGATATGCCCCTGAAGGAATGGCTTGAAGAAAAGATATGGCCCCTTGAAGCCAAGCTGACAGAAGAGGATGTTTACTGGGGTTCAAAACTTGCCTGTCTGGAAATGATAAAAAACGGCGTAACTGTTTTTAACGATATGTACTGGCACTGGGAGGCAACGGCAAAAGCGGTATGCGATATGGGCATAAGAGGCTTCATCAGTGCTGTTTTCATAGATATGTTTGATGCAAAAAAAGGTCAGGAGCAAATTGAGCACAATATTAAACTCTTTGAAATATCTGAAAAATATAAGCCTTATGTGACATTTACCCTTGGGCCCCATGCGATTTATACAGTTTCAAAAGAGAGCCTTGAATGGATAAGAGACTTCTCTGAGAAGGAAAATATTCTCATCCATATGCACCTTTCGGAAACAAAAGAAGAAACAGAGTTTTCAAAAGAGCGTTATGGACTTTCTCCTACTGAATTCCTCGATGAAATCGGAATTTTATCAGACAGGTTTATCGGGTGTCATGGCTGTCTGCTTAATGAAAAGGATTGCTCGCTATTGAGAAAAAGCAAATCTAAACTGGTCCATGTCCCTGTATCCAACCTGAAACTCGCGGTAGGAAGGATTTTTCCTCATTTTTTCATGGAAGGAATACCTTTCTGTTTCGGAACAGACGGATGCGCGTCCAACAACCACCTTGATATTATTGAAACGATGAAGTTCGCATCGCTTATTGCAAAGTTTTTTACCCGGATTACTACATTCATGCCCGCTAAGGTAACCTTTGATATGGCAACCAGGGTAGCTGCCAATATGTTTTTTCTTGGAGAATGGGATATTAAGGTTGGAAACAGTCCCGACATAATCCTCATAGACCTGACACGACCGGAATTTACTCCTAATTTTAATCTTTACTCCGATATAGTTTATGCATCAAACGGCTACGCTGTTGATACGGTAATCTGTATGGGTAAGGTTTTAATGGAGGGTAGATTAGTGCCGGGAGAGGAAGAGATCCTTAAAAACACAAAAAAGGTTGCCTGGAATTTGGCAAACAGATAA